Proteins encoded by one window of Anguilla rostrata isolate EN2019 chromosome 9, ASM1855537v3, whole genome shotgun sequence:
- the fosl1b gene encoding fos-related antigen 1 — MYRNFGNFNRGTDQSSGTGSPRTTAANSRTADPDNTTTQPQQTPPPSNPSSSLSHSLPPHHPSLLHHQQKFSLGGPANFVPSLNAITSSQDLQWLVQPSLWPQPGPSLPPPPPPLPPYPPQPALRCSPPPPLHHPALASRASMATLGSTRRRPDEQFTPEELERRRIRRERNKLAAAKCRNRRRELTDTLQNETDRLESDKAELQKEIAGLEKEKEKLELVLEAHQPICKIQSSDSDSDHSTRGRAAGGRVKTEPEDPPVAGPSRRRGPRITLPAPVTDSSTPPSPSEPESLHTPTFISTPSLTPFTASLVFTYPTAAPLEPGVPAAAHRLSPPPPSSGPLGTAHSSQKPQPCGAAHRRSSSSGDQSSDHSLNSPTLITL, encoded by the exons ATGTACCGGAATTTCGGAAACTTCAATCGGGGCACGGACCAGTCCTCAGGAACAGGTTCACCTAGAACTACGGCAGCGAACTCCAGAACAGCGGATCCTGACAATACAACCACACAACCTCAACAG ACTCCCCCTCCTTCCaacccctcttcctccctgtctcactccctccctccccaccatccctctctcctccaccaccagcaGAAGTTTTCATTGGGCGGCCCAGCCAACTTTGTCCCCAGTCTCAATGCCATCACCTCCAGCCAGGACCTGCAGTGGCTCGTCCAGCCCTCTCTCTGGCCACAACCTggcccctctctcccgcccccgcccccacccctgcccccgtACCCCCCCCAGCCGGCCCTGCgctgctccccgccccccccgctgcaCCACCCCGCCCTGGCGTCCAGGGCCTCCATGGCAACCTTGGGCTCGACGAGAAGACGCCCGGACGAGCAG tTTACGccggaggagctggagaggagaaggatccggagagaaagaaacaaacttgCCGCGGCCAAGTGTCGGAATCGCCGCCGTGAGCTAACGGACACTCTGCAGAAC gagaCGGATCGTCTGGAGAGCGATAAGGCGGAGCTGCAGAAGGAGATCGCTGggctggagaaagagaaggagaagctgGAGCTGGTTCTGGAGGCCCACCAGCCCATCTGCAAGATCCAGAGCTCTGACTCCGACTCGGACCACAGCACCAGGGGACGCGCTGCTGGGGGCCGGGTCAAAACCGAACCCGAGGACCCCCCCGTGGCCGGCCCGTCCCGCCGCCGCGGGCCGAGAATCaccctccccgcccccgtcaccgactcctccacccccccctcgccctctgAACCCGAGTCCCTGCACACCCCCACCTTcatctccaccccctccctcacccccttcACCGCCAGCCTGGTGTTCACCTACCCCACCGCCGCCCCCCTGGAGCCCGGGGTCCCGGCCGCGGCTCACCGCctcagcccgccccccccctcctccggccCGCTTGGTACGGCCCACTCCTCTCAGAAGCCCCAGCCTTGCGGAGCGGCCCATCGCcgtagcagcagcagcggcgacCAATCGTCCGATCACTCCCTCAACTCCCCCACCCTCATcaccctctga